A part of Bacteroidota bacterium genomic DNA contains:
- the rpoC gene encoding DNA-directed RNA polymerase subunit beta' — MAFGSHDRDTRKNFSRIIISLASSDMILQRSHGEVTKPETINYRSFRPEKDGLFCEKIFGPVRDWECHCGKYKRIRYRGIICDRCGVEVTQKSVRRERMGHIALAVPIVHIWYFRSLPSKIGYILGMTTKDLEKVIYYESYIVINPGTSGLQRKDLISEDQYFEILSTLPDNNDHLEPTDKRRFVAKIGGEAIKDLLKQVDIPTLSAELRAQILEETSVQKKQDALKRLRVVEAFREREDGPLNKPEWMVLDIIPVIPPELRPLVPLEGGRFATSDLNDLYRRVIIRNNRLKRLIDIKAPDVILRNEKRMLQEAVDSLFDNSRRVNAVRSDNNRALKSLSDMLKGKQGRFRQNLLGKRVDYSGRSVIVVGPELQLHQCGIPKDMAVELFKPFIIRKLIERGIVKTVKSAKKMVDKKGHEVWEILEGIIDGHPVLLNRAPTLHRLGIQAFQPVLVEGKAIRIHPMVTTAFNADFDGDQMAVHVPLSFDAQLEARILMLSSHNILSPASGAPIVNPTQDQVLGCYYLTKSKEGEVGHGLVFSDLSEVIIAYNYGKVGLHARIKVRINGKLVETTTGRVIFNQIVPRELGFINELLNKKRLVQIIAASFRKVGNLTTAEFLDRLKELGFRYATAGGLSVSLEDVQVPKEKEEIISKAQKNVDEVYSQYTRGFITNGERYNKVIDIWTRATTRVAEKLFESLQHSASGFNSLYMMVDSGARGSREQVRQLAGMRGLMAKPQKSLSGATGELIENPIIANFREGLSILEYFISTHGARKGLADTALKTADAGYLTRRLVDVAQDAIIKDEDCGTIRGVVTGALKEGEDVKEPLGERILGRVTVNDVVDPLTGQTILEAGEMIDEERAHRIGETSIETVEIRSVLTCEARRGICARCYGRNLSTGKLVQVGETVGIIAAQSIGEPGTQLTLRTFHTGGAASLSASQSQVASKFEGTLHYEGIKFLTVDGDEGSRIIVTGRSGIVNVLDRDNRMLTKYDVPYGAVLLMKDGAKIAKGEIIYEWDPYNAVIITEHPGRIKYHDLKENVTYREEPDEQTGHIQKVVIDSRDRTLSPSIVITDAKGKKSASYIIPTRAHIIVDDGQEIGAGTVLVKIPRDIGKNRDITGGLPRVTELFEARSPQDPAIVSEVDGVVSFGAQKRGSREVVVTSHDGKDIRKYPVPLGKHVLVQENDMVRAGERLSDGSIDPHDILRIKGVREVQEYLVNEIQEVYRIQGVKINDKHIEVIVRQMMQKLRVTNSGDTKFLEGDYVDKLKFEQENEELRDKVVIISKGDSKFKNGQIQLKKKVRETNGELRKKSKKVIEYKDAEPATSEPVLLGITSAALSTDSFISAASFQETTKVLTDAAIEGRVDSLLGLKENVIMGHLIPAGTGLKYFKDILVTPKDTEDVVEEQVEETPAKKGKSKEKAAVI; from the coding sequence ATGGCATTTGGAAGCCACGACAGAGACACACGCAAGAACTTCTCCAGGATCATTATCAGCCTCGCATCCAGCGATATGATTCTGCAGCGGTCGCACGGCGAAGTGACCAAACCGGAAACGATCAACTATCGTTCGTTCCGCCCGGAAAAGGACGGTCTCTTCTGCGAAAAGATTTTTGGCCCGGTACGCGATTGGGAATGTCATTGCGGCAAGTACAAACGCATTCGTTATCGCGGTATTATCTGCGACCGGTGCGGTGTTGAAGTAACACAAAAAAGCGTACGCCGCGAGCGCATGGGGCATATCGCCCTCGCCGTACCCATTGTGCATATCTGGTACTTCCGTTCGCTGCCATCGAAGATCGGGTACATTCTCGGGATGACAACCAAGGATTTGGAGAAAGTCATCTATTACGAATCCTATATCGTCATTAATCCGGGTACATCCGGTTTGCAGAGGAAGGACTTGATTTCGGAAGATCAGTACTTTGAAATTCTCTCGACGTTACCCGACAACAACGATCATCTTGAGCCGACCGACAAGCGCAGGTTTGTCGCGAAAATCGGCGGGGAGGCAATCAAGGATCTGTTGAAGCAGGTTGATATTCCGACACTCTCCGCCGAGTTGCGCGCGCAAATCCTCGAGGAAACATCCGTCCAGAAGAAGCAGGATGCACTGAAGCGCCTCCGTGTTGTGGAAGCATTTCGCGAACGTGAAGACGGACCGCTGAATAAACCCGAATGGATGGTCCTTGATATTATCCCGGTTATCCCGCCCGAGTTGCGCCCGCTGGTTCCGCTCGAAGGTGGCCGCTTTGCAACGTCTGACCTGAACGACTTGTATCGTCGGGTGATTATCCGCAACAACCGTCTCAAACGGCTTATTGATATCAAGGCGCCGGATGTCATTCTGCGCAACGAAAAGAGAATGCTGCAGGAAGCTGTTGACTCGCTGTTCGATAATTCGCGCCGCGTGAATGCGGTTCGCAGCGACAACAACAGGGCCCTCAAATCATTGTCGGATATGTTGAAAGGAAAGCAAGGCCGCTTCCGCCAGAACCTGCTCGGCAAGCGTGTTGACTACTCGGGCCGCTCGGTGATCGTTGTCGGGCCGGAACTCCAGTTGCATCAATGCGGTATTCCGAAGGACATGGCAGTTGAATTGTTCAAGCCTTTCATTATCCGCAAGCTGATCGAGCGCGGCATTGTGAAGACAGTGAAGAGCGCAAAAAAAATGGTGGATAAGAAGGGCCATGAGGTGTGGGAAATTCTCGAGGGTATCATCGACGGCCATCCGGTGTTGCTGAACCGCGCCCCGACTCTGCACCGACTTGGTATCCAGGCATTCCAGCCCGTGCTTGTGGAAGGGAAGGCAATCCGCATCCATCCGATGGTTACGACGGCATTTAACGCCGACTTCGACGGCGACCAGATGGCTGTGCACGTTCCTCTTTCATTCGATGCACAGCTTGAAGCGCGAATTCTGATGCTGTCGAGCCATAACATTCTTTCGCCTGCCTCCGGGGCTCCCATTGTCAATCCGACACAGGATCAGGTTCTGGGTTGCTACTATCTTACAAAATCGAAAGAGGGAGAAGTCGGGCATGGATTGGTTTTTTCCGATCTGTCCGAAGTTATTATTGCTTACAACTACGGAAAAGTCGGGCTTCATGCGCGTATCAAAGTCCGCATCAACGGCAAGCTCGTTGAAACGACAACGGGAAGGGTGATCTTCAACCAGATCGTTCCGAGGGAACTCGGTTTCATCAATGAGTTGCTCAACAAGAAGCGCCTCGTGCAAATTATTGCGGCATCCTTCAGGAAGGTCGGAAATTTGACGACGGCGGAATTTCTTGACAGACTAAAGGAACTCGGCTTCCGTTATGCAACCGCAGGCGGTTTGTCCGTGAGCCTCGAGGATGTTCAGGTGCCGAAAGAGAAAGAGGAGATCATTTCAAAAGCACAGAAGAACGTTGATGAAGTATACTCGCAATATACACGCGGCTTCATTACCAACGGTGAGCGATACAACAAAGTAATCGATATCTGGACACGGGCAACGACGCGTGTCGCGGAGAAGTTGTTCGAGTCGCTGCAGCACTCCGCAAGCGGCTTCAATTCGTTGTACATGATGGTGGATTCCGGCGCCCGCGGTTCACGGGAACAGGTGCGCCAGCTTGCCGGGATGCGCGGGTTGATGGCGAAGCCGCAGAAATCCCTTTCCGGGGCAACAGGAGAACTGATCGAAAACCCGATCATTGCAAACTTCCGTGAAGGACTTTCAATCCTCGAGTACTTCATTTCGACACACGGTGCACGCAAAGGCCTGGCGGACACGGCTTTGAAAACAGCGGACGCGGGATATCTGACCCGCCGGCTTGTTGATGTTGCCCAGGACGCGATCATCAAAGACGAGGATTGCGGAACAATCCGCGGAGTAGTTACCGGCGCCTTGAAAGAAGGCGAGGATGTGAAAGAGCCTCTCGGCGAACGCATTTTGGGACGCGTCACAGTGAATGATGTTGTTGACCCGCTCACGGGTCAGACCATCCTCGAAGCCGGTGAAATGATTGATGAGGAACGAGCGCATCGTATCGGTGAAACATCTATTGAAACCGTCGAAATCCGTTCTGTTCTAACCTGTGAAGCACGACGCGGCATCTGTGCCCGTTGCTACGGGCGTAACCTGAGTACCGGGAAGCTGGTTCAAGTCGGCGAAACTGTCGGGATTATTGCCGCACAGTCCATCGGCGAGCCGGGAACCCAGTTGACACTCCGTACCTTCCACACGGGAGGCGCAGCAAGCTTGAGTGCTTCGCAATCGCAAGTTGCCTCGAAGTTCGAGGGAACTCTCCACTACGAGGGAATCAAATTCCTTACTGTTGACGGCGACGAAGGCTCCCGCATTATTGTGACCGGACGCAGCGGCATCGTCAATGTGCTCGACCGCGACAATCGCATGCTCACGAAGTATGATGTTCCGTATGGCGCAGTATTATTGATGAAGGATGGTGCGAAGATCGCGAAAGGGGAAATCATATATGAGTGGGATCCCTACAACGCCGTTATCATTACCGAGCATCCGGGCCGTATCAAGTACCATGACCTGAAAGAAAACGTCACATACCGTGAGGAACCCGATGAGCAAACGGGCCACATTCAAAAAGTTGTTATAGATTCCCGTGATCGGACTCTGAGTCCGAGTATCGTCATTACGGATGCCAAGGGAAAGAAGTCGGCAAGTTATATTATTCCCACCCGGGCGCACATCATAGTGGATGACGGGCAGGAAATCGGGGCCGGAACCGTGCTTGTCAAGATCCCGCGGGATATCGGAAAGAACCGTGACATTACGGGCGGTTTGCCTCGCGTTACCGAATTGTTCGAAGCTCGCAGCCCGCAAGACCCGGCAATCGTATCGGAAGTGGACGGCGTCGTGAGCTTCGGAGCACAGAAGCGGGGATCGAGGGAGGTAGTCGTAACCAGCCATGACGGAAAAGATATCCGCAAATATCCCGTTCCGCTCGGCAAGCACGTTCTCGTGCAGGAAAACGACATGGTACGGGCCGGCGAGCGCTTGTCCGACGGTTCTATCGACCCGCATGACATTCTCCGCATCAAGGGTGTTCGTGAAGTGCAGGAGTATCTCGTCAACGAAATTCAGGAAGTGTACCGCATCCAAGGCGTGAAGATCAATGACAAGCATATTGAAGTGATCGTTCGGCAGATGATGCAAAAACTTCGCGTGACAAATTCCGGTGACACGAAATTCCTGGAAGGCGACTATGTCGATAAGCTGAAGTTCGAACAGGAGAACGAGGAATTACGCGACAAGGTGGTCATCATCAGCAAGGGCGATTCGAAATTCAAGAACGGTCAGATTCAATTGAAGAAGAAAGTGCGGGAGACGAACGGCGAACTCCGAAAGAAGTCCAAGAAAGTAATCGAGTACAAAGATGCAGAACCGGCAACATCCGAACCGGTATTGTTGGGTATCACCTCAGCAGCACTTTCAACAGACAGCTTCATCTCCGCAGCATCATTCCAGGAGACAACCAAGGTGCTGACCGACGCCGCCATTGAAGGACGTGTTGATAGTCTCTTGGGTCTCAAGGAGAATGTAATCATGGGCCACCTGATACCCGCAGGTACGGGCCTGAAGTACTTCAAAGATATCCTTGTTACACCCAAGGATACCGAAGATGTTGTTGAAGAACAGGTGGAAGAAACGCCTGCAAAGAAAGGCAAGTCAAAAGAAAAAGCGGCTGTCATATAA
- the rpsL gene encoding 30S ribosomal protein S12: protein MPTINQLVRKSRKKVTYKSKAPAMDKSPQKRGVCTRVYTTTPKKPNSALRKVARVRLTNGIEVTAYIPGEGHNLQEHSIVMIRGGRVKDLPGVRYHIIRGTLDTAGVADRKQARSKYGAKRAKS, encoded by the coding sequence TTGCCAACTATCAACCAGTTAGTTCGCAAGAGCCGGAAGAAGGTAACATACAAATCCAAGGCTCCTGCAATGGATAAAAGCCCCCAAAAGAGGGGGGTATGTACCCGCGTCTACACGACGACGCCAAAGAAGCCGAATTCTGCACTTCGGAAAGTCGCCCGTGTACGCTTGACAAACGGAATAGAAGTAACGGCATATATACCGGGTGAAGGACACAATCTGCAGGAACACTCTATTGTGATGATCCGGGGCGGACGTGTGAAGGATTTGCCCGGAGTCCGGTACCATATCATTCGCGGAACCCTTGATACAGCAGGCGTTGCCGACCGGAAACAAGCCCGTTCGAAATACGGTGCAAAAAGAGCAAAATCATAA
- the rpsG gene encoding 30S ribosomal protein S7 yields MRKKRAEKRPTMPDPRYNDVFVSQFINSVMKQGRKHTARRIMYDALALVEERTKNPGLDVFRKAMSNVRPVLEVRARRVGGATYQVPTEVRSDRSVALAIRWLINYASDRKDKSMAQKLAAEFIAASNGEGSAIKKKEDVHKMAEANKAFAHFKW; encoded by the coding sequence GTGAGAAAAAAGAGAGCAGAAAAACGTCCGACGATGCCGGACCCCCGATATAACGATGTATTTGTTTCTCAGTTCATCAATTCGGTGATGAAGCAGGGGAGGAAACACACAGCCCGGCGTATCATGTATGATGCCCTTGCGTTGGTTGAAGAGAGAACAAAGAATCCGGGCCTTGATGTATTCCGAAAGGCAATGAGTAATGTTCGGCCCGTCTTGGAAGTCCGGGCGAGACGAGTTGGCGGCGCTACCTATCAGGTTCCCACTGAGGTCCGTTCGGACCGGAGTGTGGCTCTCGCCATCCGATGGCTTATCAACTATGCGAGCGACAGAAAAGACAAATCGATGGCGCAGAAACTCGCAGCCGAGTTCATAGCAGCCTCAAACGGCGAAGGAAGCGCGATCAAAAAGAAGGAAGACGTCCACAAGATGGCTGAAGCAAACAAAGCGTTTGCTCACTTCAAGTGGTAA
- the fusA gene encoding elongation factor G — MPRQYPLERTRNIGISAHIDAGKTTTTERILFYTGVLHRIGEVHDGAATMDWMEQEKERGITITSAATTCFWNNHRINIIDTPGHVDFTAEVERSLRVLDGAIALFCSVGGVEPQSETVWRQMDKYGVPRIAFVNKMDRVGADFLGCVDMMKERLGANAVPIQLPVGEGDLFTGIIDLVTMKARMYKDTTGQNWEDMDIPHDMEAKAAEWRTKMLEAVSDEDDTLLENYLEGKEITPKEIMTVLRRAALKVSIIPVLCGSSFKNKGVQSLLDSVINYLPSPLDLNEGKVDGHHVNMNDHISRKVSDNEKFSALAFKIMTDPFVGKLTYFRVYSGTLKAGSYVYNPISEKKERISRILRMHANTREDVDIAYAGDICAAVGLKFTKTGDTLCDESDPIVLEKMTFPEPVIHVAIEPKTKADQEKMGEALSKLSEEDPTFRVSTNEETGQTIISGMGELHLEIIVDRMKREFRVEANIGKPQVAYKETIRKKVQAEGKFVRQSGGRGQFGHVWLEIEPNEKGKGFEFTNAIVGGVVPKEYIRPVEQGIVEAMKNGVLAGYPVEDVKVKLFDGSYHDVDSSEMAFKIAGSMGFKEGARKANPVILEPVMAVEVVTPEEYMGDVMGDLNSRRGKIEGMTPRKDAQVIRAMVPLSEMFGYSTTLRSMTQGRAIYSMEISHYDETPKSVSEQIIEKIKGKETVPA, encoded by the coding sequence ATGCCAAGACAGTATCCCTTAGAACGTACACGCAACATCGGAATCAGTGCCCACATTGATGCCGGCAAGACTACCACGACGGAACGCATCCTGTTCTATACAGGAGTTCTGCATCGCATCGGTGAAGTCCATGACGGCGCCGCGACGATGGATTGGATGGAGCAAGAGAAGGAACGCGGTATCACGATTACATCAGCGGCGACAACGTGTTTCTGGAACAATCACCGCATTAATATCATTGATACACCGGGCCACGTCGACTTCACAGCTGAAGTCGAACGCTCGTTACGCGTGCTTGATGGTGCCATAGCCCTGTTCTGTTCTGTCGGAGGTGTTGAACCCCAGTCGGAAACCGTTTGGCGTCAGATGGATAAGTATGGCGTACCGCGCATCGCCTTTGTCAACAAGATGGACAGAGTCGGTGCCGATTTCCTTGGATGCGTCGATATGATGAAAGAGCGTCTCGGGGCAAATGCGGTTCCGATCCAACTTCCCGTGGGTGAAGGCGATCTGTTTACCGGGATCATCGACCTCGTTACGATGAAAGCGCGGATGTACAAAGATACCACGGGGCAGAACTGGGAGGACATGGATATTCCTCACGATATGGAGGCGAAAGCTGCCGAGTGGAGAACCAAGATGCTCGAGGCTGTGTCCGACGAGGATGATACGTTGCTGGAGAATTATCTCGAAGGGAAGGAGATCACTCCGAAGGAAATCATGACGGTGCTTCGTCGTGCAGCGTTGAAGGTCAGTATCATTCCGGTGCTCTGCGGATCGTCATTCAAGAACAAAGGCGTTCAATCGCTTCTCGATTCTGTCATTAACTATCTTCCTTCTCCTCTCGACCTGAATGAAGGAAAGGTAGACGGACACCACGTGAATATGAACGACCATATCTCGCGGAAAGTCAGCGACAACGAGAAGTTCAGCGCCCTTGCTTTTAAGATTATGACGGATCCGTTTGTCGGCAAACTGACGTACTTTCGCGTGTACTCAGGGACTTTGAAGGCCGGATCGTACGTGTACAATCCGATCTCCGAAAAGAAAGAGCGCATCAGCCGCATTCTTCGTATGCACGCAAATACACGTGAAGATGTGGACATAGCGTACGCAGGCGATATCTGCGCTGCCGTTGGTTTGAAGTTTACAAAGACGGGCGACACGTTGTGTGATGAGAGTGACCCTATCGTTCTTGAGAAGATGACGTTCCCCGAGCCGGTTATCCATGTTGCGATCGAGCCGAAGACCAAGGCTGATCAGGAAAAGATGGGCGAGGCCCTTTCGAAATTGTCGGAAGAAGATCCGACGTTCCGCGTATCTACAAATGAAGAAACGGGCCAGACCATTATCAGCGGAATGGGCGAGTTGCATCTTGAGATCATTGTCGACCGTATGAAGCGTGAGTTCCGCGTTGAAGCGAACATCGGCAAGCCGCAGGTTGCCTACAAAGAAACCATCCGGAAGAAGGTGCAAGCCGAAGGGAAATTCGTTCGCCAATCCGGCGGTCGCGGTCAGTTCGGTCACGTATGGCTTGAAATCGAGCCGAACGAAAAAGGCAAAGGATTCGAGTTTACAAATGCCATTGTTGGCGGCGTCGTTCCGAAGGAGTATATCAGGCCGGTGGAGCAGGGTATCGTTGAGGCGATGAAGAATGGTGTGCTTGCAGGGTATCCGGTCGAGGATGTAAAAGTCAAGTTGTTCGATGGCTCTTATCACGATGTCGACTCGTCGGAAATGGCCTTCAAGATTGCCGGTTCGATGGGTTTCAAAGAAGGGGCCCGCAAAGCAAATCCCGTTATTCTCGAGCCGGTCATGGCGGTCGAAGTGGTGACGCCCGAAGAGTATATGGGTGATGTGATGGGAGATTTAAATTCACGCCGGGGCAAGATTGAGGGGATGACGCCGCGGAAGGATGCGCAAGTGATTCGCGCAATGGTTCCGCTGTCGGAAATGTTCGGCTACTCGACCACGTTGCGTTCGATGACGCAGGGTCGTGCGATCTACTCGATGGAGATCTCACACTATGATGAGACTCCGAAGAGTGTGTCGGAGCAGATCATCGAAAAGATCAAAGGCAAGGAAACAGTTCCTGCATAA
- the tuf gene encoding elongation factor Tu gives MAKEKFNRAKPHLNVGTIGHVDHGKTTLTAAITMVLAKKGLSEIRTFDSIDNAPEERERGITIATAHVEYQTANRHYAHVDCPGHADYVKNMITGAAQMDGAILVVAATDGPMPQTREHILLARQVGVPKIVVFMNKVDAVDDPELLDLVELELRDLLKKYEFPGDEIPIVRGSALKAMEAALKPDVKVDDPAFKCIMELMDAVDSYVPVPQRDVDKPFLMPIEDVFSITGRGTVGTGRCERGRAKVGDEVEIVGLGAHMKSVITGAEMFRKELDEVVAGDNAGLLLRGVDKKDLERGMVLAKPGSITPHKKFSAQVYVLKKEEGGRHTPFFSGYRPQFYFRTTDVTGVATLPGGTEMIMPGDNVDGMSIELITTIAMEEGLRFAIREGGHTVGAGVVTKIIE, from the coding sequence ATGGCAAAAGAGAAATTCAATCGTGCAAAGCCTCACCTGAATGTGGGTACCATCGGCCACGTTGACCATGGTAAGACCACACTCACGGCAGCGATCACCATGGTCCTTGCAAAAAAGGGTTTGTCCGAAATCCGCACATTCGATTCGATCGACAATGCGCCCGAAGAGCGCGAACGCGGTATCACGATTGCAACTGCGCACGTTGAGTATCAGACGGCAAACCGGCACTATGCTCACGTTGACTGCCCCGGTCACGCTGACTATGTGAAGAATATGATCACAGGTGCGGCTCAGATGGACGGCGCAATCCTTGTTGTCGCCGCGACGGATGGCCCCATGCCGCAGACACGCGAGCACATTCTGCTTGCCCGTCAGGTGGGCGTGCCCAAAATTGTTGTGTTCATGAACAAGGTGGATGCCGTTGACGACCCCGAGCTTCTCGACCTCGTAGAGCTCGAGCTCCGCGACCTTCTGAAGAAGTATGAATTCCCCGGCGACGAAATTCCCATCGTGCGCGGATCTGCACTGAAAGCGATGGAGGCAGCATTGAAGCCTGATGTGAAGGTCGACGATCCCGCGTTCAAGTGCATCATGGAATTGATGGATGCTGTGGATTCCTATGTGCCCGTTCCGCAGCGTGATGTTGACAAGCCGTTCCTGATGCCGATTGAAGACGTGTTTTCGATTACCGGTCGCGGTACGGTTGGTACGGGCCGTTGCGAGCGCGGCAGGGCAAAGGTTGGCGACGAAGTCGAAATTGTCGGCCTTGGCGCACATATGAAGTCGGTCATTACCGGTGCTGAAATGTTCCGCAAGGAACTTGATGAAGTTGTTGCAGGCGACAACGCAGGCCTTCTGCTTCGCGGTGTGGACAAGAAAGACCTTGAACGCGGAATGGTTCTTGCAAAACCCGGTTCCATCACCCCGCACAAGAAGTTTTCGGCCCAAGTGTACGTATTGAAGAAAGAAGAAGGTGGCCGTCACACGCCGTTCTTCAGCGGATACCGTCCGCAGTTCTACTTCCGCACAACGGACGTGACCGGTGTTGCAACCCTTCCGGGCGGAACCGAGATGATTATGCCTGGCGACAATGTTGACGGTATGAGTATTGAACTCATTACCACCATCGCTATGGAAGAAGGCTTGCGGTTTGCTATTCGCGAAGGCGGACACACTGTCGGCGCGGGTGTTGTAACAAAGATTATCGAATAA
- the rpsJ gene encoding 30S ribosomal protein S10 → MAGQKIRIKLKSFDHNLIDKSAEKIIKTVRSTGAVVSGPIPLPTKRTVYTVLRSPHVDKKSREQFETRAHKRLIDILNSTNKTVDSLMKLDLPAGVDVEIKV, encoded by the coding sequence TTGGCCGGGCAAAAGATTCGCATAAAGCTTAAGTCGTTCGACCACAACCTGATCGACAAGTCTGCGGAGAAGATCATCAAGACTGTAAGGTCAACAGGCGCTGTGGTTTCAGGCCCGATACCGTTACCCACGAAGCGTACGGTGTATACTGTGCTTCGATCTCCTCACGTTGACAAAAAGTCGAGAGAGCAATTTGAGACGCGTGCTCACAAACGCCTCATTGATATACTCAACTCGACCAACAAGACAGTCGACTCCTTGATGAAGCTTGATTTACCCGCGGGCGTCGACGTCGAGATCAAAGTGTAA
- the rplC gene encoding 50S ribosomal protein L3 → MTGLLGKKIGMTSIFDDAGQVIPCTVIEAGPCFVTQVKTKERDGYEAVQLGFDQKAERLANKPMSGHFAKANTKPVRIVREFRGNGVSEVQPGQEIKVEAVFTKGDTVSIIGTSKGRGFQGVVKRHHFGGGFRTHGQSDRERAPGSIGSSSYPSRVFKGLRMAGRMGGEQVTVRNLKVVGVIPDSNLLLVKGSVPGAINGYVEIHKVVAH, encoded by the coding sequence ATGACAGGACTATTAGGAAAAAAGATTGGGATGACCAGTATCTTCGATGATGCAGGTCAGGTGATTCCCTGTACAGTTATCGAGGCCGGGCCGTGCTTTGTCACGCAGGTCAAAACCAAAGAGCGTGACGGATATGAAGCGGTGCAGTTGGGCTTCGATCAGAAAGCCGAACGCCTTGCCAACAAGCCGATGAGCGGCCATTTTGCAAAGGCGAACACTAAGCCGGTGCGCATCGTGCGTGAGTTTCGCGGTAATGGTGTTTCCGAGGTTCAGCCCGGACAGGAAATCAAGGTCGAGGCCGTCTTTACAAAAGGCGACACAGTGTCGATCATCGGAACGTCGAAGGGCCGGGGCTTCCAGGGCGTCGTGAAGCGTCATCATTTCGGCGGCGGATTTCGCACGCACGGTCAAAGCGATCGTGAACGGGCGCCGGGATCCATCGGGTCATCGTCGTATCCGTCGCGCGTGTTCAAAGGATTGCGAATGGCAGGGCGCATGGGTGGCGAGCAGGTGACTGTAAGAAATCTCAAGGTTGTTGGCGTTATTCCCGATTCGAACCTCTTGCTCGTCAAGGGATCGGTACCCGGCGCAATTAACGGGTATGTTGAGATTCATAAGGTTGTTGCACACTAA
- the rplD gene encoding 50S ribosomal protein L4 codes for MELEVYKKDGSKSGEMVKLSPDVFGIEPSQHAIYMAVRSYLDNQRQGTHKVKTRAEVRGGGKKPFKQKGTGNARQGTSRSPVMTGGGSIFGPKPRDYSNELPAQMKKLARKSALSAKAKEGQIKVVEDFSFEGPKTKEMAAVLKALQLDSSKTLVLTATGDVNVYKSGRNIPRVQVLRADKASTYDLVNNQVILFQKSAVEVLHNTFKQ; via the coding sequence ATGGAATTAGAAGTCTATAAGAAAGACGGATCGAAGAGTGGCGAAATGGTAAAGCTCTCGCCCGATGTCTTTGGTATCGAACCGAGCCAGCATGCAATCTACATGGCTGTGCGTTCGTATCTCGACAACCAGCGTCAAGGAACGCACAAGGTGAAAACTCGCGCTGAAGTACGCGGTGGCGGAAAAAAACCATTCAAGCAAAAAGGCACCGGCAATGCCCGCCAGGGAACATCTCGATCTCCCGTAATGACCGGCGGCGGTTCGATTTTTGGACCGAAGCCGCGTGATTATTCGAATGAGTTGCCGGCACAAATGAAGAAGTTGGCGCGCAAGTCGGCTCTCTCCGCGAAAGCAAAAGAAGGCCAGATCAAGGTTGTCGAGGATTTCTCGTTCGAAGGCCCCAAAACGAAAGAGATGGCTGCTGTTCTGAAGGCGCTGCAGTTGGATTCAAGCAAGACTCTGGTACTGACGGCAACCGGCGATGTGAACGTCTACAAGTCGGGACGAAACATCCCGCGTGTTCAAGTGCTTCGTGCGGACAAGGCGTCGACTTATGATCTGGTGAACAACCAGGTGATCTTGTTCCAGAAGAGCGCCGTGGAAGTTCTTCATAACACATTCAAGCAATAA
- the rplW gene encoding 50S ribosomal protein L23, whose translation MVGILKRPIVTEKLTAMQDKGVYAFEVEKDANKISIQKAVEKKFNVTVLSVRTATHKGKAKSQMTRRGRFAGRTSSWKKAYVRLKEGDKIEFFQNV comes from the coding sequence ATGGTAGGGATTCTGAAGCGCCCCATTGTTACGGAAAAGCTGACTGCAATGCAGGACAAAGGTGTGTACGCGTTCGAGGTGGAAAAGGACGCGAACAAGATTTCGATTCAGAAGGCAGTCGAGAAGAAATTCAACGTTACCGTTTTGAGCGTACGCACAGCTACGCACAAGGGAAAAGCAAAGTCGCAGATGACACGGCGGGGACGTTTTGCCGGCCGTACGTCGAGCTGGAAAAAAGCGTATGTGCGGCTGAAGGAAGGCGACAAGATTGAATTCTTCCAGAACGTGTAA